The Ranitomeya imitator isolate aRanImi1 chromosome 3, aRanImi1.pri, whole genome shotgun sequence genome has a window encoding:
- the LOC138669978 gene encoding uncharacterized protein, whose product MATVSESSQSAQGSVASSSEGEGSQREQRGQGQGVASARRVSQRDHGVIDVELLISSIQERGPLWDSRDSRHMDQVVLRRLWVEVAKSLWEGFDIAPAKDKANFVKRLRIRWRSIKDRFNKGLRAEEERSKSGAAAAKSVPYKYSKCLQFLRPVLGRRQTHSSTLERARPAEAVLHESPSDPSQPSHSDSRLAPPSGEPAAGTSGVPLAEASGAPSFGYSRQRQRASDRPTMPEFLHLSTVFQNCFKALSDNMDTRLSNIDRRLETIETELSNPAKHFFSTIAKGMVEHLTPELQISVMQSCNTSYVRALQQAGVMQSATMAVVPSLASMTPTPAGEPLQPPHRGPRAERRHHRHHNIVPPTPAPAMPSSSRRRHHAGEPATGPKKKKKRGNTDGHTKRLWLLFQ is encoded by the exons ATGGCCACTGTGTCAGAATCgagccaatcggcgcaggggagtgtg gcttcttcaagtgagggtgaaggaagtcagcgggagcagagaggtcagggccaaggtgtggcgtcagcacggcga gtttcacaacgggaccatggagtcattgatgtggagctcctcatatcaagcatccaggagcgtggcccgttgtgggacagccgtgactcccggcacatggaccaggtggtgttgaggcgtttgtgggtagaggtggcaaagtcgctgtgggagggctttgacatagctcctgcaaaggacaaagccaactttg ttaaaaggttgaggatcagatggcgatccatcaaggaccgtttcaataaggggctacgggcagaggaggagcgctcgaagagtggtgctgctgcggccaagtctgtgccctataaatattccaaatgtttacagttcttaagaccagtccttggccgccgtca gacacacagcagcaccctcgagagagctcgccccgcagaagcggtccttcatgaatcgccatctgatccatcacagccctcccacagcgacagcaggcttgcaccaccatctggtgaaccggcagccggtacatcaggtgttcccctggccgaggcctctggcgcaccttcgtttgggtattcccgacagcgccagcgggcctcggacaggccaaccatgcccgaatttttgcatttgagcacggtttttcagaactgtttcaaggcgttgagcgataacatggacactcgtctgtccaatatcgaccggcgccttgaaacaattgaaaccgagctctcaaatccggcaaaacatttttttagtaccattgctaagggcatggtggaacaccttacgccggaactacagatttcagtgatgcagtcctgcaacacttcctacgtgagggctctccagcaggctggggtcatgcagtcagcgacaatggcagtagtgccgtcgctggcaagcatgactcccactcctgctggagagccactccagccaccccaccgtggtccacgtgccgagcgacgccaccacaggcaccataacatagtgccgccgactcctgctcctgccatgccttcatcctcccgtaggcgtcatcATGCTGGGGAACCTGCCAcaggacccaaaaaaaaaaaaaaaagaggaaacacagacgGGCACACAAAGAGGCTCTGGTTGCTGTTCCAGTGA